In the Mus pahari chromosome 19, PAHARI_EIJ_v1.1, whole genome shotgun sequence genome, one interval contains:
- the Ptgir gene encoding prostacyclin receptor, with product MVASDGYPGGPPSVTPGSPLSAGGREWQGSCWNITYVQDLVGPATSTLMFVAGVVGNGLALGILGARRRSHPSAFAVLVTGLAVTDLLGTCFLSPAVFVAYARNSSLLGLAHGGTMLCDTFAFAMTFFGLASTLILFAMAVERCLALSHPYLYAQLDGPRCARFALPSIYAFCCLFCSLPLLGLGKHHQYCPGSWCFIRMRSSEPGGCAFSLAYASLMALLVTSIFFCNGSVTLSLYHMYRQQRRHHGSFVQTSRAREDEVYHLILLALMTGIMAVCSLPLMIRGFTQAIAPDNSEMGDLLAFRFNAFNPILDPWVFIIFRKAVFQRLKFWLCCLCARSVSGDLQTPLSRPASSGRRDPPAPTSLQAKEGSWVPLSSWGTGQVAPLTAVPLSGGDGCSVGMSSKSEAMAACSLC from the exons ATGGTGGCCAGCGATGGATATCCTGGTGGACCTCCTTCTGTCACCCCGGGGAGCCCTCTCAGTGCAGGTGGCAGAGAGTGGCAGGGCTCCTGCTGGAATATTACCTACGTTCAAGACTTGGTAGGACCTGCCACCAGCACGCTGATGTTCGTGGCTGGTGTCGTGGGCAACGGGCTGGCATTGGGCATCCTGGGTGCCCGACGGAGGTCACACCCATCGGCCTTTGCGGTGTTGGTCACTGGGCTGGCGGTGACGGATCTGCTGGGCACGTGCTTCTTGAGCCCTGCAGTGTTTGTGGCCTACGCTCGAAACAGCTCTCTGCTGGGCCTGGCCCACGGTGGGACGATGCTGTGTGACACTTTCGCCTTCGCCATGACGTTCTTCGGCCTGGCCTCCACGCTCATCCTCTTTGCCATGGCTGTGGAGCGGTGCCTGGCACTCAGTCACCCCTACCTGTACGCCCAGCTGGACGGGCCCCGCTGCGCCCGCTTCGCCTTGCCTTCCATCTATGCTTTCTGCTGCCTCTTCTGCTCACTGCCCCTGCTGGGCCTGGGCAAACATCATCAGTACTGCCCCGGGAGCTGGTGCTTCATCCGCATGCGTTCCTCCGAGCCTGGCGGCTGTGCCTTCTCCCTGGCCTACGCCAGTCTCATGGCCCTCTTGGTGACCTCTATCTTCTTCTGCAACGGCTCCGTCACTCTCAGCCTCTATCACATGTATCGCCAACAGAGACGCCACCATGGCTCATTTGTACAGACCTCTCGGGCACGAGAGGATGAAGTTTACCACCTgattctgctggccctcatgaCAGGCATCATGGCCGTGTGCTCCCTGCCTCTCATG ATCCGAGGCTTCACTCAGGCCATAGCCCCAGACAACAGTGAGATGGGGGACCTCCTCGCCTTCCGCTTCAATGCCTTCAACCCCATTCTGGACCCCTGGGTCTTCATCATTTTCCGAAAGGCCGTCTTCCAGCGCCTCAAGTTCTGGTTGTGTTGCCTGTGTGCCCGTTCTGTCTCTGGGGATTTGCAGACACCCCTTTCCCGGCCTGCATCATCGGGGAGAAGAGACCCACCGGCTCCTACTTCTCTCCAGGCTAAGGAAGGGAGCTGGGTGCCCCTGTCGTCCTGGGGCACGGGACAGGTGGCACCACTGACTGCAGTGCCTCTGTCTGGTGGTGATGGCTGTTCTGTGGGAATGTCATCCAAGTCGGAGGCCATGGCTGCCTGCTCCCTCTGCTGA